The sequence tctgccactgtgtattctctgtttagggtcagtcacagtggtcaggtattctgccactgtgtactctctgtttagggtcagtcacagtggtcaggtattctgccactgtgtactctctgtttagggtcagtcacagtggtcaggtattctgccactgtgtactctctgtttagggtcagtcacagtggtcaggtattctgccactgtgtactctctgtttagggtcagtcacagtggtcaggtattctgccactgtgtactctctgtttagggccaaatatcattctagtttgctctgtctTTTTGTTAATtcattccaatgtgtcaagtaattatccttttgttttctcatgatttggttgggtctagttGTGTTGCTGTTCTcacgctgtctcgctctctctcactgtctcccttcCAGCCCTCTGTCTGTGACTGAATCTCATGTCCCTCTGTGCGACTTTGTGTTTCTCTAGGTTTTTAACAAGCTTATCAGGAGGTACAAGTACCTGCAGAATGCCTTTGAGGAGGAAATCAAAAAGGTAAAGTATTCACAGGAAATACTCTCATGTGAAGTCCCTAACTGATCTACTTCAGTTTTTCATTCTCCTAAGTACTTCTGGTGATGTCATATCTTAAGGTGTTTAGGCATTTTGTATCTATTTTCTTTAGTTTACATAATTgtcttgattgattgattgattttatcGTGTGTAGCTTTTGCTGTTCCTGAAGGCATTCAGTGAATCAGAGCAAACCAAACTGGCTATGTTGACTGGTATCCTATTGGCTAATGGCACTCTGCCCCCGCCCATCCTCACCAGCCTCTTCAGCGACAATGTTGTCAAGGAAGgtgagtgtgtgtagggggggtTTGATTTCTTGAGGCATATATTTATAGCTTCTTCCAAGTTGTTCTCTTATTCTTGGTATATTGCAGGTATCTCTGCGTCCTTTGCGGTGAAACTGTTCAAGGCATGGATATCTGAGAAAGATGCCAATGCAGTCACCTCAGCCCTGAGGAAGGCTAACCTGGATAAGAAACTCCTGGTAAGAAACCCTTTAGGCAGTTAGCCTAGAGCAGTAATTTCCAACCTGATGTTAAAAAAAGACTTGGTGGTTCTCaagagcgtttgacagtgatttgGTAGTCCCCGAAAtggaaaaggttgggaaccacttgcctagaggttagagagccTCTTTTATTGTGCTCCTATTCTATTTCAGCCACAAGAGGGGGCTGTTGTGTCAATTTTTAGGGTTGAAGATCAATGGAAGTTGTTTGAGCCTCGACTTGTTGTTTCTCTAGGAGCTGTTTCCTGCCAGCAAGCAGAACGTGGAGCATTTCTCCAAGTACTTCAATGAGGCGGGGCTAAAGGAACTGTCAGACTTCATGCGTGTGCAGCAGTCTCAGGGAACACGCAAGGAGCTACAGAAAGAACTGCAGGAGCGTCTCTCTCAGGACTGCCCCATACGAGAGGTACAGTACCAGATGCCATGTCCTGCCGTTGTACACTTGAACAAGCGCCAATATAGCTGCATTTGCGCCTCACCCTGTGTTTCCAACCCTTCATTGGAGTGTGTTTATCTCTGGGTTGGGTTATATAAGCAAAAATAATACATTCCATTCTCCACAAGATAATGGACAGTCAAGAGTTATTATTCTGTGGTTCTAGATGGTGGTGTATgtgaaggaggagatgaagaggagtgCTCTCCAGGAGCAAGCTGTGATTGGTCTGCTGTGGAACATTCTCATGAATGCTGTGGAGTGGAACAAGAAGGAGGAGTTGGTCACCGAGCAAGCCCTCAAACACCTTAAAGTATGTTATCATAACATCAACCATTAATAACATAAATCACTCCTAACCTAACCACTCTATAACAATATGAGAGCTGGTCACTGGAGGCCCTCAAACACCTTAAAGTATGTTATCATAACATCAACCATTAATAACATAAATCACTCCTAACCTAACCACTCTATAACAATATGAGAGCTGGTCACTGGAGGCCCTCAAACACCTTAAAGTATGTTATCATAACATCAACCATTAATAACATAAATCACTCCTAACCTAAAACCACTCTATAACAATATGAGAGCTGGTCACTGGAGGCCCTCAAACACCTTAAAGTATGTTATCATAACATCAACCATTAATAACATAAATCACTCCTAACCTAACCACTCTATAACAATATGAGAGCTGGTCACTGGAGGCTCTCAAACACCTCGAACACTGACATCAACCAGGAATGAATGACTTTGTTTATGGGGTGTGTATCCTCTCCCCTCCAGCATTATGCCCCCCTGCTAGCAGCGTTCAGCACCCAGGGCCAGTCAGAGCTGGTGCTGCTACTGAGGATCCAGGAGTACTGCTATGACAATATCCACTTCATGAAGTCCTTCTCCAAGATAGTGGTGCTCTTCTACAAAGGTCAGTATTATCTTATACAGAACACTGTTTCACACAATTTCTCTGTAGAAAAAGAAAGGGTCTCTCTTTCATTTGTCTTAGTAGTCAGGTTGCAGTCAATTGCATTTCAATttaggaagtaaactgaaatttcAATATCAGAGTGCATTcggattttgttacgttacacccttattctaaaatggatgaaatggattttgttcatcaatctacacacaataccccataatgacaaagtgaaaacaggtttttagacatttttgaaaatgtagaaaacatttttttaaatgtatttacataagtattcagaccctttgctatgagacttgaaattgagttcaggtgcatcctgtttccattaatcatccttgagatgtttctactacttgattggagtcctcctgtggtaaattcaattgattggattcaattgattggacatgatttggaaaggcacacacctgtctataaaaggtcccacagttaacctgtcagagcagaaaccaagccatgaagtcaaagGAATTGTTTGTAGAGCTCCGACAGGAGTGTCGGCACAATtctggggatgggtaccaaaacatttctgcggctttgaaggtccccaagaacacagtggcctccattctttaatggaagaagtttggaaccaccaagactcttcctagagctggccgcctggccaaactgagcaattgggggagaagggccttggtcagggaggtgactaagaacccaatggtcactctggcagagctctagagttcctctgtggagataattgtccttctggaagattctcccatctctgcggtactccaccaatcaggcctttatgattaagtggccaggcggaagcaaCCCTtcgtaaaaggcacatgacagcccgcttggagtttgaaacaagattctctggtctgatgaaaccaacattcaattctttggcctgaaagccaagtgtctggaggaaacctggaaccatccctacggtaaagcatggtggtggaggcatcatgctgtggggatgttttcagcggcagggattgggagactagtcaggatcggcaaagtacagagatccttgatgaaaacctgcttcagagcgctcaggacctcaggctggggcgaaggttcaccttccaacagacatcgaccctaagcacacagccaagacaacgcaggagtagctttgggacaagtctctgaatgtccttgtatcccagccagagtccggtcttgaacccaatctaacatctctggagagacctgaaaatagctgtgcagcaacgctccccatccaacctgacagagcttgagaggatctgcagagaagaataggagaaactcccaatataggtgtgccaagattgtagcatcataccaaagactcaaggctgtaatagctgtcaacggtgcttcaacaaagtactgagtaaagggtctgaatacttatgtaaatctgatatttccattttttttataCACTGTAACTTCTCCTTGTGGTGCTATGCTAATtgtgcctgttctctctcctctctccacccagcTGACGTTTTGAGTGAGGAGGCCATTCTGAGGTGGTACAAAGACACTCACACCACCAAAGGGAAAGGTGTCTTTGTCGAGCAGATGAAGAAGTTTGTTGAGTGGCTGCAAAATGCAGAAGAAGGTAACGTTTACATTTAAATACAGGTTAAAGGTTACAGTTACAGGTAACCTAATCAATAACTGAATAGAAAAACATTGCATTTTCAGAAAATTATTGTTGAATCAATGAAACTGGACTATTAACATTCAATAGACTTCCTGTTGGGCTGTAATGTGCTCTAAACTGTAATTCCTGTTTTCATCAGTAAGAGTAGCTGTTTAGTAGTTCTCCTTGTTTATTTTCCCCTGTAGAGTCTGagtctgagggagaggaggactagaaGACCGACTCAGCAAGGAGTTTGTCTGTAACTCTGAAGTCTGCTGCATCCTGTGGCCCTGTATGTCAGTCAGTCCCCATGTTGCATAGTACGTGTTTCAGCTTGTCTTTAAAGCATTCAAGCTACCTATTTTTTGAAGATTTGCTAGGCTTTATCATATTAGTGGGGTTCCTGAGACATTCAAGATAAGGCATTGTGAGAAGTATGAGAACGTGTGCAACATTACTGCAATAAAGACTACCTGGAACGCACCTATCCATAATGTTCGACCAACCAGGGGTCAGACTCCTCAACCTCCTGCTCCAGGCAATCAAAGCACAACCCCCAGCAATAAACCCCTGGACCTCCCGACTCAACTTCATGAGGACAGGAGACTAGCTTGCCAATCTCTGATATTTTAAATGAAAGCTTGGGCCTTTAATACAGACTCCCTTCACTAATGTTGTTCAGGCATAGAGGAAGTCCAGACCTCAATCTGCAGTAGATTGTCATAGTTGTTTTATGGATACTCAACTTTGTATGTAACTTGGCAATGCTTTTATCTTTTTATGAATAAAGTGTTTTTATATGTATTTGcttgttttgtttctaaataatGATCTTAAATCAGTAGGTTAGTAAAGAAGGGTTCTGTTCATGTGTCTGGTTGATAGAGGCCAAGGAAGTTGGTTTTAACAAACTGGTAGTCAGAGCTGAATGAGAAAGTGGGTGACTGAATGCTATTAttgggaggagatgagaggtgaaGTTCACGCAGTCATTGTGTAACATAACCTTCATGCATCTGAACAGGCCAGGTAAAGGAATGCCATTGACACTATTGTGACCTCTGTCCATTCCCTAttcagtgtactacttttgaccagggcccatggggaagAGGTTGCCATTTTAGACTCCAAATCTAGGGAGTTAATGAGCAACAGGGAGCTCCACTGTAGCTAGAGAATTACATCAGTGCCATACTGCTGCATCTACTGTCAGTCGATGTTTCTCAGAGCAGTATGTTGCCTCTAATATTCACTAGAGCCAGAACCTGATTTCAGAATGTTTTTCCTTTACAATCCAGAGACTGAGAGTCCACACTCTTTGGGGTTGTCAGTTAATTGGTGCATTTAGGTCAAATGAATGCCTGAACAGCTTTCACTGACATAGATATTGTGTGTTTGCGTTCCTGCCTGCCTGTTTTTCATTTGAGGATCTCTGGGTCTCCCCCTACCCCAACCTGTCTGTCGTTTTCCTGTCTGTTTAGGTGAGCAAGGAAATCCCAGCCATGCAGGGCTTCACTGACCCACAGAGGACGCTTAATTATTCATGAACTAGGCCTGCCTATGTCTGTAATGTGATGCTGGTCTTACATTCACATTCAATGGTAACCTCAACTAATTAGCCAGCTCCAGTTCTCATAAGGATATTTGGATATAGTGTATCATGTGTCCTCATCAATATTGATACAATGATCTTGTAATTTTTGTGTAGGCTATTTATCTGGAACGCATAGTCAACCTGCAGCTGCTGGAGCTGTCTGGCGGCCAGAACGTTCTGAAACGCGCACCCGCTCCAACGCCGCTCCGCAATTATTTGCATATCAATGACAAACGTTCTCCTTTAACCAATCAGCTTCCAGTGGAAGCTCCATCTCAACCTCCATTCTAGGCATGTCATCTCGCGACCAGACTTTGTAGTGGTGAAATTCGTAACCGTCTTGTTTGGGGTATTTTAATTTTGTTTTTACAAGGAATTACTTTATCTTATTATTCGTTTAGACTATTCAAAAAAAAAATCGCCAGGATGGGCTGCGCCGGATTCACCTGCTCCAAGCACTCCCTCTGTGCGCTCAATATCCTCTATGTTGTGAGTATACGGTTCAAGAATTTACCATATGGAGCATTATTATTCAACTGTAACAGGTTTTGGTTGTTGGGTCGGGTAGACTGACTATATGCTGCTTTTTATGCGGTCTGTACGGGTGTGTAAGAAACATTCTTGCCGTGCAGCCTATTGAAAACAATATATTGGGTCAGACCGGGCTCCCATGCTATTAATTATTCAAACTGAGCCGTTGTCTGGAATAAGATCTGCGTCTCCAGTTTGCCAAAGGCAACCTCGGCACGTCAAAATATTATAATTTATATTCAGTATTTAGGTTAATGAATATTCAGAATAGCCTATATTATTTCCTGTTCATTTTTCTCTCCTGAGTCCTGACACTTTCCAATGTAAGTGTTCATCCTGTCTTTGCTCAGCTCAAACCATTCCTGATATATCTTATCGAGTGTTAGTTACTGAAAACAACATATGGgccatagtgtgtgtgtctgtagactCCATAGCATTCCTGTCCAAATCCTCAACACATGGCCTCCAATGTTTTGCAGTCTGAGAAATACAGGATTGGTGATGGCATCAAAACAGACTACAGTGGTGACCTAGATTTAAGATGAATGTATGTTTTCAGGCAAATAAATGCTGTCATGGTGGAAAATGATGTTCCGCTTTTGACTGTCGCTTCTTCTGCCTCTAAAAGCATGTAGTCTGAGGTGTAGCCTGTGTCTGCTTCAATGTCCTCCTGACCGGTTTTACCATTGCAGTTACATCACTCACTTTGTTTTATTACAAAAGCCTATCTGATTTGTGGTCAAcatccactttctctctctctccctctttctctctctctctctctctctctctctctctctctctctctctctctctctctctctctctctctctctctctctctctctctctctctctctctctctctctctctctctctctctctgtctctctctttctctctctgtctctctctttctctctctctctctctctctctctctctctctttctctctctttctctctctctctctctctctctctctctctctctctctctctctctctctctctctctctgtctctcttctctctctctctctctctctctctctctctctctctctctctctctctttctctctctctctctctctctctctctctctctctctctctctctctctctctctctctctctctctctctctctctctctctctcacacacggacCATGTTTGACTGTGGAGAGTTCATACTTCATATAATGACCCATAGAGATCTATCACTTAGGGTCTTGgctctctgtccgtccgtccctcCATTTCTAGATGGTGAGTCTGCTGATGATCGGCATCGCTGCATGGGGGAAGTGGTTCGGCCTGGTGTCAAGCTTCCAGGTGGTGGGCGGAGTCATCGGAGTGGGGGTGTTCCTGTTCCTGGTGGCGTTGGTCGGCCTCATCGGGGCCGTGAAGCACCACCAGGTCCTACTCTTCTTCGTATCCCAACCTTCCACCACGGCAGACTTGACCTGACCCTAGACCCAAGTATATTTGGGGTCTAGAATTTGAATTATGGCTTGAGTATAGGTTTGGGGTTGGTTTTCAAGTCCATTAGATTGAGGCCTTGGGAAGGCTACGTGTTAAATTCAAGAGAACTGAAGTTTCAATTAAGCTTTTCAAATAGCTTCCGCAGATTGTCTGAATGAGACAATCCTCTACACGTCGTGCTTTACCCTCACCCATAGTGCTTTATTTCAATAGGACTCATAGCCCCTTGTTGTTTATCCATGACTTGTTTTCCAGGTTGTGCTGTT comes from Oncorhynchus gorbuscha isolate QuinsamMale2020 ecotype Even-year linkage group LG24, OgorEven_v1.0, whole genome shotgun sequence and encodes:
- the LOC124012896 gene encoding LOW QUALITY PROTEIN: basic leucine zipper and W2 domain-containing protein 2-like (The sequence of the model RefSeq protein was modified relative to this genomic sequence to represent the inferred CDS: deleted 1 base in 1 codon); protein product: MNTGKQQKPVLTGQRFKTRKRDEKEKFEPTVFRDTIVLGLNEAGGDLDAVAKFLDVTGSRLDYRRYADTLFDILIAGSMLAPGGSQELDEGDKAKVTEHCVFTTEENHANLRRYAQVFNKLIRRYKYLQNAFEEEIKKLLLFLKAFSESEQTKLAMLTGILLANGTLPPPILTSLFSDNVVKEGISASFAVKLFKAWISEKDANAVTSALRKANLDKKLLELFPASKQNVEHFSKYFNEAGLKELSDFMRVQQSQGTRKELQKELQERLSQDCPIREMVVYVKEEMKRSALQEQAVIGLLWNILMNAVEWNKKEELVTEQALKHLKHYAPLLAAFSTQGQSELVLLLRIQEYCYDNIHFMKSFSKIVVLFYKADVLSEEAILRWYKDTHTTKGKGVFVEQMKKFVEWLQNAEEESESEGEED